Below is a genomic region from Lolium rigidum isolate FL_2022 unplaced genomic scaffold, APGP_CSIRO_Lrig_0.1 contig_13139_1, whole genome shotgun sequence.
ATTGCTTACTGTCTTCAGATCTGACAAACTCCTCATTTGAGATCCATTTTCTTTATTTAGTAACTTCGGTAGTAGCCCATGCCATGATTTTCCGTTTACTGGCTGTTTCCTCTCGCCAACTGCCCCTAAATTAGATGATTTGTGTGATTTCATTTCAGTCTGTCATACTCCTTGTATGCAGCTTGCAGAAGTAGGCACATATTTTTCACCTCAGTTTAGCCCATGCCGTGAAATTGCCAATATATGATTATTCAGAATTGCTCATGCTTGTATGCCAAACTAATTGGGTAGAATATTTAGAAATTCTCTGTTGCTTCAGCTCTGCATTTCTGTTACATACTGTCTTTTCAAGATCTGAATCTCGATTCCCCCTGTTTGTTAACTTAGAGATGAGCAGAGTGGTGTCCTGTTTTTCAATCCTCTGAAACCCATTCTTTGCTATCGCAGGTTGTAAGCAGCCAAGATGGTGAAGATTTGCTGCATCGGAGCTGGCTACGTCGGTGGCCCAACAATGGCTGTCATTGCCATCAAGTGCCCATCAATTGAGGTTGTCGTCGTCGATATCTCCAAGCCTCGCATTGATGCCTGGAACAGCGACACCCTCCCGATCTACGAGCCTGGCCTCGATGATGTTGTCAAGGCCTGTAGgggcaagaacctcttcttcagCACCGACGTGGAGAAGCACGTCGCTGAGGCAGACATCATCTTCGTCTCGGTGAACACCCCCACCAAGACCCGTGGTCTTGGAGCCGGCAAGGCTGCCGACCTCACCTACTGGGAAAGCGCTGCCCGTATGATCGCCGATGTCTCCAAGTCTGACAAGATCGTGGTTGAGAAGTCCACCGTCCCTGTGAAGACCGCAGAGGCCATTGAGAAGATCTTGACCCACAACAGCAAGGGCATCAACTACCAGATCCTCTCCAACCCGGAGTTCCTCGCCGAGGGCACCGCCATCGATGACCTGTTCAAGCCCGACAGAGTGCTCATCGGTGGCCGGGAGACCCCCGGGGGCCAGAAGGCCGTCCAGGCACTCAAGGAGGTGTACGCCCACTGGGTTCCAGAGGAGAACATCATCACCACCAACCTGTGGTCTGCTGAGCTTTCCAAGCTCGCTGCCAACGCGTTCCTTGCCCAGAGGATCTCCTCCGTGAACGCCATGTCGGCGCTCTGCGAGGCGACCGGCGCAGACGTGTCTGAGGTGTCCTACGCCATCGGCAAGGACTCGAGGATCGGCCCCAAGTTCCTGAACGCCAGCGTGGGGTTCGGCGGGTCGTGCTTCCAGAAGGACATCCTGAACCTGGTGTACATCTGCGAGTGCAACGGCCTGCCCGAGGTGGCCAACTACTGGAAGCAGGTGATCAAGATCAACGACTACCAGAAGAGCCGGTTCGTGAACCGCGTGGTGTCCTCCATGTTCAACACCGTCTCCGGCAAGAAGGTGGCCGTCCTCGGCTtcgccttcaagaaggacacCGGTGACACCAGGGAGACCCCGGCCATCGACGTGTGCAAGGGCCTTCTGGGCGACAAGGCCCAGGTCAGCATCTACGACCCCCAGGTGACGGAGGACCAGATCCAGAGGGACCTGGCCATGAACAAGTTCGACTGGGACCACCCGATGCACCTGCAGCCGACCAGCCCCACGGCCGTGAAGCAGGTGAGCGTTGTCTGGGACGCGTACGAAGCCACCAAGGGTGCCCACGCCGTGTGCATCCTGACCGAGTGGAACGAGTTCAAGACCCTGGACTACCAGAAGATCTTCGACAACATGCAGAAGCCCGCGTTCATCTTCGACGGCCGCAACGTCGTCGACGCCGAGAAGCTGAGGGAGATGGGGTTCATCGTCTACTCCATCGGCAAGCCGCTCGACGGGTGGCTCAAGGACATGCCCGCCGTGGCCTAATTCTCTCTCACTCCGTCGTCGTTCGGAGCTGCAGGGGAAAGAGGAGCGGTTTGACAATCATTCTTTATAGTTTGCTTTTTGCAGGAGACGCTACACATTTTCGATACCGGGCATAAAACTTTGAGTTCTGTTTAGTAACATCTCTGTGTTTAAGTTGTTTCGCTACATGTTTTCGCCACCCGTCTGTAGATCATCTTATAATCAAATCCTCAGCACCTGTGCTGTCTGAGGAGGTTTTCCTTGTATCCATCCCAATGAACTTT
It encodes:
- the LOC124680353 gene encoding UDP-glucose 6-dehydrogenase 4: MVKICCIGAGYVGGPTMAVIAIKCPSIEVVVVDISKPRIDAWNSDTLPIYEPGLDDVVKACRGKNLFFSTDVEKHVAEADIIFVSVNTPTKTRGLGAGKAADLTYWESAARMIADVSKSDKIVVEKSTVPVKTAEAIEKILTHNSKGINYQILSNPEFLAEGTAIDDLFKPDRVLIGGRETPGGQKAVQALKEVYAHWVPEENIITTNLWSAELSKLAANAFLAQRISSVNAMSALCEATGADVSEVSYAIGKDSRIGPKFLNASVGFGGSCFQKDILNLVYICECNGLPEVANYWKQVIKINDYQKSRFVNRVVSSMFNTVSGKKVAVLGFAFKKDTGDTRETPAIDVCKGLLGDKAQVSIYDPQVTEDQIQRDLAMNKFDWDHPMHLQPTSPTAVKQVSVVWDAYEATKGAHAVCILTEWNEFKTLDYQKIFDNMQKPAFIFDGRNVVDAEKLREMGFIVYSIGKPLDGWLKDMPAVA